In the genome of Patagioenas fasciata isolate bPatFas1 chromosome 12, bPatFas1.hap1, whole genome shotgun sequence, one region contains:
- the LOC136106862 gene encoding uncharacterized protein isoform X1, giving the protein MSEAAAAGMAAAMAESRLRRKQLLSAEEAELFELAQAAGSGLDPEVFRCSSPCVPGSGCRRDPRADPPPRPPRSPPTPEGSPRTAPLRSPPPCVRRGSGPARRSPGPVPRPRRRPAEPPVAPPRGRGREAARPVPGGPARCEEGEPRPPRTAAPPARALFA; this is encoded by the exons aTGTcggaggcggcagcggcgggaATGGCGGCGGCCATGGCGGAGTCGCGGCTGCGGCGGAAGCAGCTGCTGAGCGCGGAGGAGGCGGAGCTGTTCGAGCTGGCGCAGGCGGCGGGCAGCGGGCTGGACCCGGAGGTGTTCCG GTGCTCAAGTCCATGTGTGCCGGGCAGCGGCTGCCGCCGGGACCCGAGGGCGGAcccgccgccgcgcccgccgcgctccccgccgACACCCGAG GGCTCCCCGAGGacggccccgctccgctcccctccGCCCTGCGTCCGCCGCGGTTCGGGGCCCGCCCGCCGCTCCCCCGGGCCCGTCCCGCGGCCGCGCCGCCGTCCCGCGGAGCCCCCGGTCGCCCCGCCGCGGGGAAGGGGCCGAGAGGCGGCCCGGCCGGTGCCCGGGGGGCCCGCTCGGTGTGAGGAGGGggagccccggcccccccggacCGCTGCGCCTCCTGCCCGCGCCCTTTTTGCTTAA
- the LOC136106862 gene encoding mitotic-spindle organizing protein 2A-like isoform X2 has protein sequence MSEAAAAGMAAAMAESRLRRKQLLSAEEAELFELAQAAGSGLDPEVFRVLLDLLRMNVAPLAVFQVLKSMCAGQRLPPGPEGGPAAAPAALPADTRGLPEDGPAPLPSALRPPRFGARPPLPRARPAAAPPSRGAPGRPAAGKGPRGGPAGARGARSV, from the exons aTGTcggaggcggcagcggcgggaATGGCGGCGGCCATGGCGGAGTCGCGGCTGCGGCGGAAGCAGCTGCTGAGCGCGGAGGAGGCGGAGCTGTTCGAGCTGGCGCAGGCGGCGGGCAGCGGGCTGGACCCGGAGGTGTTCCG GGTGCTGCTGGACCTGCTGCGCATGAATGTGGCGCCGCTCGCCGTCTTCCAGGTGCTCAAGTCCATGTGTGCCGGGCAGCGGCTGCCGCCGGGACCCGAGGGCGGAcccgccgccgcgcccgccgcgctccccgccgACACCCGAG GGCTCCCCGAGGacggccccgctccgctcccctccGCCCTGCGTCCGCCGCGGTTCGGGGCCCGCCCGCCGCTCCCCCGGGCCCGTCCCGCGGCCGCGCCGCCGTCCCGCGGAGCCCCCGGTCGCCCCGCCGCGGGGAAGGGGCCGAGAGGCGGCCCGGCCGGTGCCCGGGGGGCCCGCTCGGTGTGA